In Variovorax sp. J2L1-78, the following are encoded in one genomic region:
- a CDS encoding TerC family protein has protein sequence MELLQSADFWIGLIKIVWINIILSGDNAVVIALAARSLPPAQQKKAVLFGSGAAVVLRIVLTVVAAKLLALPFLQVVGGLLLLWIGLQLLGDEEEGEGESKEYGSLMAAVRTILIADLVMSLDNVIAVAAAAQGDTTLLILGLAISIPLVIFGSTLMIKLMERFPIIVMLGAALIGWVGGETIVSDVFLRDVLAANPWLHYAAAAAGAAFVVFVGRWLGRRAAHGPAH, from the coding sequence ATGGAACTCCTTCAAAGCGCCGACTTCTGGATCGGCCTGATCAAGATTGTCTGGATCAACATCATTCTTTCGGGCGACAACGCGGTGGTGATCGCGCTGGCCGCCCGCTCGCTGCCGCCCGCGCAGCAGAAAAAAGCCGTGCTCTTCGGCTCGGGTGCGGCCGTGGTGCTGCGCATCGTGCTGACCGTGGTGGCGGCCAAGCTGCTCGCGCTGCCCTTCCTGCAGGTCGTCGGCGGCCTGCTGCTGCTGTGGATCGGCCTGCAACTGCTGGGCGACGAGGAAGAGGGCGAAGGCGAGAGCAAGGAATACGGCAGCCTCATGGCCGCCGTTCGCACCATCCTGATCGCCGACCTGGTGATGAGCCTGGACAACGTGATCGCTGTGGCGGCCGCGGCACAAGGCGACACCACGCTGCTGATCCTGGGCCTGGCCATCAGCATTCCCTTGGTGATTTTCGGCAGCACGCTCATGATTAAGCTGATGGAACGTTTCCCCATCATCGTGATGCTCGGTGCGGCACTCATCGGCTGGGTCGGTGGCGAGACCATCGTCAGCGATGTCTTCCTGCGCGATGTGCTGGCCGCCAACCCGTGGCTCCACTATGCGGCGGCGGCTGCCGGCGCCGCTTTCGTGGTGTTCGTCGGGCGCTGGCTCGGGCGCCGCGCTGCCCACGGGCCTGCA